A genomic window from Chitinophaga pollutisoli includes:
- a CDS encoding transglycosylase domain-containing protein, producing the protein MRKSVKILWVVFGCGVSLFLILLLLINLRLIGHMPSMEELENPRTALASEVIAEDGTIMGKYLQVDRSNVDYKDISPNVFNALLATEDRNFYSHSGIDAKATAAIPFYLMIGKKRGSSTITQQLALNLQQDGEGKTRSRNLVVRSFQKLSEWVIAIKLERNLTKKEIITLYLNTVAFGDNVYGIENGARTFFSKDPARLSIEEAATLVGMLKGSTQYNPRRNPVVALNRRNTVIANMVDEGYITSAEGEAAKARPIVLRYNKLDHNKGLAPYFREVLRGELKAWCKEHKKPDGTEYNLYRDGLKIYTTINPRMQLYAEEAVAHHLKDLQKSFQQQSNIKSGKIWTGPIASRDLQNFIKDTDRYRSMKEEGASDEDIEKAFNTPTKMKAFGWRSYTNTDQNEIDTTMTPVDSIKYHRAILQSGFMAMDPESGEIKAWVGGPDFRYFKNDHVFKTTRQVGSTFKPFLYLFALMNGFNPNTMLPNEPVTIGNWTLSRNSEGSVGGSISMAGALAKSLNLVSAYLIKQFGAKSFANFANDKIGFKSTKIEPYPSIALGVSTISLYDMLRAYTMFPARGVITTPIYITRIEDRFGNILETYVPEKKEVISEIDAYTMVKMMEGVTASGGTGARLRFRYNIPGEVAGKTGTTNDNTDGWFLGYTPQLLAGAWVGCDNNYLRFNSTSLGQGANTGLPIFAMFLQKVYADKTLGIDPNSKFPIPPNMHNDLYFNYENNIQPGAEAEDVGNGGASDYESIDVGAYGEPVEQPKETPKDAPKEQKDPKETPKEKAPKRDEPQQSPGSQPKALMPAKPKNNN; encoded by the coding sequence ATGAGAAAATCCGTAAAAATATTATGGGTAGTTTTCGGGTGCGGGGTGTCCTTATTCCTCATTCTGCTCCTGCTGATCAATCTCCGGCTGATCGGACACATGCCCAGCATGGAGGAACTGGAAAACCCGCGAACGGCCCTCGCCTCCGAAGTGATCGCGGAAGATGGTACCATCATGGGTAAATATCTCCAGGTCGACCGTTCCAATGTCGACTACAAGGATATTTCCCCTAACGTTTTCAACGCCCTCCTGGCCACGGAAGACCGGAATTTCTACAGTCACTCCGGCATCGACGCCAAAGCCACGGCGGCCATACCTTTCTACCTGATGATCGGGAAGAAACGCGGCTCCTCCACCATCACCCAGCAGCTGGCGCTTAACCTGCAGCAAGACGGCGAAGGCAAAACGCGTTCCCGCAACCTGGTGGTGCGCTCTTTCCAGAAGCTCTCGGAATGGGTAATCGCCATTAAGCTGGAAAGAAACCTCACTAAAAAGGAAATCATCACGTTATACCTGAACACTGTCGCGTTCGGCGATAACGTGTACGGCATTGAGAACGGCGCACGGACTTTCTTCAGTAAAGATCCGGCCCGCCTGTCCATCGAGGAAGCCGCCACACTGGTGGGCATGCTCAAAGGTTCCACCCAATATAATCCCCGCCGCAATCCCGTAGTAGCGCTCAACCGCCGCAACACGGTGATCGCCAACATGGTAGACGAAGGTTATATCACAAGCGCCGAAGGCGAGGCCGCAAAGGCCCGTCCGATCGTGCTCCGCTATAACAAGCTCGACCACAACAAAGGGCTGGCCCCTTACTTCCGGGAAGTATTGCGCGGCGAACTGAAAGCCTGGTGCAAGGAGCATAAAAAACCCGATGGCACCGAATACAACCTGTACCGCGACGGCCTGAAGATTTACACCACTATCAATCCCCGCATGCAACTGTATGCCGAAGAAGCAGTGGCGCATCACCTGAAAGACCTCCAGAAATCCTTTCAGCAGCAGTCCAACATCAAATCCGGCAAGATCTGGACAGGACCGATCGCTTCCAGGGACCTGCAAAACTTCATCAAAGACACCGACCGCTACCGCAGCATGAAGGAAGAAGGCGCCAGCGACGAAGACATCGAAAAGGCATTCAACACGCCCACGAAGATGAAAGCCTTTGGATGGCGCAGTTATACCAATACAGACCAGAACGAGATCGATACGACGATGACGCCGGTCGATTCGATCAAATACCACCGCGCCATTCTCCAGTCCGGCTTTATGGCCATGGATCCTGAAAGCGGCGAAATCAAGGCCTGGGTTGGCGGCCCGGATTTCCGTTATTTCAAGAACGACCACGTGTTCAAGACTACGCGGCAGGTTGGTTCCACCTTCAAGCCGTTCCTGTACCTGTTCGCCCTGATGAACGGATTCAACCCGAATACGATGCTCCCCAACGAGCCCGTTACCATTGGCAACTGGACGCTCTCCCGCAACTCCGAAGGCAGCGTGGGCGGCTCCATCAGCATGGCGGGCGCGCTGGCTAAATCGCTCAACCTGGTGAGCGCATACCTCATCAAGCAATTCGGCGCCAAGTCATTCGCCAATTTCGCGAACGACAAAATCGGCTTCAAGTCGACCAAGATCGAACCGTATCCCTCCATCGCACTGGGGGTTTCTACGATCTCGCTGTACGACATGCTCCGTGCCTATACGATGTTCCCCGCCCGCGGGGTGATCACTACGCCCATCTACATTACCCGCATCGAAGACCGCTTCGGCAACATCCTCGAAACATATGTTCCCGAGAAGAAAGAAGTGATCAGCGAGATCGATGCCTACACCATGGTAAAAATGATGGAAGGCGTGACCGCAAGCGGCGGTACCGGTGCCCGATTGCGCTTCCGTTACAACATCCCCGGCGAAGTAGCGGGTAAAACCGGTACAACGAACGATAATACCGACGGTTGGTTCCTCGGCTACACCCCGCAGCTGCTGGCCGGCGCCTGGGTAGGTTGCGACAACAACTACCTCCGCTTCAACAGCACCTCGCTGGGCCAGGGCGCCAATACCGGCCTCCCCATCTTCGCGATGTTCCTGCAAAAAGTGTATGCCGACAAAACCCTCGGCATCGACCCGAATTCCAAATTCCCCATTCCGCCGAATATGCACAACGACCTGTATTTCAACTATGAAAACAACATACAGCCGGGCGCGGAAGCGGAAGATGTCGGCAACGGCGGGGCCAGCGATTATGAAAGCATCGACGTGGGCGCATACGGTGAACCTGTAGAACAGCCAAAAGAAACACCGAAAGACGCCCCGAAGGAACAAAAAGATCCAAAGGAAACTCCGAAGGAAAAAGCCCCAAAGCGCGACGAGCCTCAACAATCACCAGGCTCCCAACCCAAAGCCCTGATGCCAGCGAAACCGAAGAACAACAACTAA
- a CDS encoding type II toxin-antitoxin system antitoxin SocA domain-containing protein — MYTANQIASWFLMHLNTEAGDTISPMKLQKLIYYAQAWHLALYDKPLFEDRIEAWGHGPTVPAVYKRFKDEFRDGIPFDELYNSEYDCPKFTIELEDFLKDIQFRYGEHSAGFLETLVCREVPWRKARRNARNNIPDYSLAEITQESMKAYYTNLNMESSRERRRIDSSFAVNPQHFVQQENYQAVISNGANPEDEIKMFVSITFLQHRFECFSQWGKPEMRRFWRFLDKLVHSNWLELKMNGGKSGKAGFGKTKIRRDLYPAGGYIYGVDADQAFYELRVDDRRRVHGFYKGNVFHICYLDRNHRICS, encoded by the coding sequence ATGTATACGGCCAATCAAATTGCCAGTTGGTTTCTCATGCATCTGAATACCGAAGCAGGGGATACAATTTCACCGATGAAGTTGCAAAAGTTGATATACTATGCGCAGGCGTGGCACCTTGCGCTGTATGATAAGCCCCTGTTTGAAGACAGGATTGAGGCGTGGGGACATGGGCCTACGGTGCCTGCCGTGTATAAGCGGTTTAAGGACGAGTTCCGGGATGGAATTCCTTTCGATGAATTGTATAACAGTGAATATGATTGTCCAAAATTTACCATTGAACTGGAGGATTTTCTGAAGGATATTCAGTTCAGGTATGGAGAACATTCTGCTGGATTTCTCGAAACGTTGGTATGCAGGGAGGTGCCATGGCGTAAAGCGAGAAGGAATGCGAGAAATAATATACCGGATTACTCCCTGGCGGAAATCACGCAGGAATCCATGAAAGCTTATTATACAAACTTAAATATGGAAAGCAGCCGCGAACGGCGACGCATTGATTCATCCTTTGCGGTTAACCCACAGCATTTCGTGCAGCAAGAAAATTACCAGGCGGTAATTTCCAATGGTGCGAATCCGGAAGATGAAATAAAGATGTTCGTCTCAATTACATTTTTGCAACACCGATTTGAGTGTTTTTCTCAATGGGGAAAGCCTGAAATGAGGCGTTTCTGGCGATTTCTGGATAAGCTGGTGCACTCGAACTGGCTGGAACTGAAAATGAACGGTGGGAAGAGCGGCAAAGCTGGTTTTGGCAAGACCAAAATCCGGAGAGATTTGTATCCAGCCGGCGGGTACATTTATGGAGTGGATGCGGATCAGGCATTTTATGAACTGAGGGTAGATGACCGGAGAAGAGTTCATGGGTTTTATAAAGGCAATGTATTTCACATCTGTTACCTCGACCGGAACCACCGAATCTGCTCATAA
- a CDS encoding M20/M25/M40 family metallo-hydrolase: MKQIAILTIWLAAAGAAMAQETAPSPERISATVNYLASDKLKGRGTETKGGEKAAKYVEKEFKSIGLKPAVAGQYYQHFVFARGNHYNLRSKNVLGYIDNGASRTVIIGAHYDHLGHGELFNGRYPNEIHNGADDNASGVAGLLELARHYQGNGVKEPFNFLFIAFGGEELGLHGSKYYTRYPLDSLGKAHFMLNMDMIGRYDAKRGVGIGGYGTAKEWPEIFKGVQDGGIKFFTDGSGKGGSDHHSFFIAGVPVLFLHTGGHDDYHKPTDDAPKVDATAEAGILKIAIQLIDNAMKFERLTYVSQD; the protein is encoded by the coding sequence ATGAAGCAGATTGCAATATTGACGATCTGGCTGGCCGCAGCAGGCGCAGCCATGGCACAGGAAACGGCGCCATCCCCTGAAAGGATCAGCGCCACGGTGAATTACCTCGCGTCCGACAAGCTGAAGGGCCGGGGTACGGAAACGAAAGGAGGAGAGAAGGCCGCGAAATATGTAGAAAAGGAGTTTAAGTCGATCGGGCTGAAGCCCGCCGTCGCTGGACAATATTACCAGCATTTCGTGTTTGCCCGCGGGAATCATTACAACCTGCGCAGCAAAAACGTGCTGGGCTATATCGACAACGGCGCTTCCCGCACCGTGATTATCGGCGCGCATTACGATCATCTGGGGCATGGGGAATTGTTTAACGGGCGCTATCCGAACGAGATTCATAACGGGGCGGACGACAATGCATCCGGTGTGGCCGGGTTGCTGGAGCTGGCGCGGCATTACCAGGGCAACGGGGTTAAGGAGCCATTCAATTTCCTGTTCATCGCTTTTGGTGGAGAAGAGCTGGGGCTGCATGGTTCGAAGTATTACACCCGTTACCCGCTGGATTCGCTGGGCAAGGCGCATTTCATGTTGAACATGGATATGATCGGAAGGTATGATGCAAAGCGTGGCGTGGGGATCGGCGGTTATGGCACGGCGAAGGAGTGGCCGGAGATTTTCAAGGGCGTGCAGGATGGAGGTATAAAGTTCTTCACCGACGGTTCCGGAAAGGGCGGCAGCGATCATCATAGTTTTTTCATCGCGGGGGTTCCGGTGTTGTTTTTGCATACGGGTGGGCACGATGATTATCACAAGCCTACGGACGACGCGCCGAAGGTGGATGCAACGGCGGAAGCGGGAATCCTGAAGATCGCGATCCAGTTGATTGATAATGCCATGAAATTTGAACGGTTGACGTATGTGAGCCAGGATTAA
- the yidC gene encoding membrane protein insertase YidC, translating into MDRNSVIGFVLLGALLVGYIWWNQKSAQDARIEKARQDSIANLNKPKEQQAKTVAIGDSSAPAGQDSLRLTNEYGPFTAAATGAEATAVLENKQVKITFTNKGGQPKAIQLLDFKSSAGEPLMLQQGSYNRQGIKVPLPNNQSLNTADVFFTPGNVEKHPDGSQSISYRLPTSNPAQYIEYTYMLKNDSYLVDYTINLVGMQGVLGAKNVEYQWNSQSDLQEHDMQQERLNNQIHWRDSEKDHDYFTLSNSSEKKLDRKLQWISFKQQFFNTTLIARKDNFASADIHTKVPESANIVGQQMTTLFIPYNGAASYSFPIEVYYGPNKYKTLKAMDMELQKIIPLGTGIFAFVKYVNIWIIIPVFDFLGGLTSNYGLIILLLTIFIRLIIAPFTYQSYVSSAKMKVLKPELDELRAKYKDDQQAFGMEQMKLFRSAGVNPLGGCLPALLQLPILVAMYSFFPSSIELRQESFLWAKDLSTYDSVYNFGFTIPLYGDHISLFTILMTITSLILAFYNRGMADQSNPVMKYMPYVFPIMLLGIFNSMAAALTYYYFLSNVISILLQWVIQTFIINHDKIHAQIQANKSKPQSKSKWAERLEEMQKRQADIQKTRKK; encoded by the coding sequence ATGGATAGAAATTCGGTCATTGGTTTTGTGTTACTGGGCGCCCTCCTCGTAGGGTATATCTGGTGGAACCAGAAGAGCGCGCAGGACGCAAGAATCGAAAAGGCCCGCCAGGATTCCATCGCCAACCTGAACAAACCCAAAGAGCAACAAGCGAAAACCGTTGCCATCGGCGATAGTTCAGCGCCCGCCGGTCAGGATTCCCTGCGCCTCACCAACGAATATGGTCCCTTTACCGCAGCAGCCACCGGTGCCGAAGCCACCGCAGTGCTGGAAAACAAACAGGTGAAAATCACCTTTACCAATAAAGGCGGCCAACCCAAAGCCATCCAGCTGCTGGATTTCAAATCCTCCGCCGGCGAACCCCTCATGCTCCAGCAAGGTTCCTACAACCGCCAGGGCATCAAGGTTCCCTTGCCCAACAACCAGTCACTCAATACCGCAGACGTATTCTTTACCCCCGGCAATGTGGAAAAGCACCCCGATGGCAGCCAGTCCATCAGCTACCGCCTCCCCACTTCCAACCCGGCGCAATACATCGAATACACCTACATGCTGAAAAACGACAGCTACCTGGTAGACTACACCATTAACCTGGTAGGTATGCAAGGCGTGCTGGGCGCAAAAAATGTAGAATATCAGTGGAACAGCCAGTCGGACCTGCAGGAGCACGACATGCAGCAGGAACGCCTGAACAACCAGATCCACTGGCGCGACTCGGAGAAGGACCACGACTACTTCACGCTTTCCAACAGCAGCGAGAAAAAACTCGACCGTAAACTGCAATGGATCAGCTTCAAGCAGCAGTTCTTCAACACGACCCTCATCGCCAGGAAAGATAATTTCGCATCCGCCGACATTCACACCAAGGTGCCCGAAAGCGCCAACATCGTGGGCCAGCAGATGACAACCCTGTTCATCCCGTACAACGGCGCCGCCAGCTACAGCTTCCCCATCGAAGTGTACTACGGCCCCAATAAGTACAAGACCCTCAAGGCGATGGACATGGAGCTGCAGAAGATCATCCCCCTCGGCACCGGTATCTTCGCCTTCGTGAAGTATGTGAACATCTGGATCATCATCCCCGTGTTCGATTTCCTGGGCGGCCTTACCTCCAACTACGGCCTGATCATCCTTCTGCTCACCATTTTCATCCGCCTCATCATCGCGCCGTTCACGTACCAGAGCTATGTGTCGTCCGCCAAGATGAAAGTGCTGAAACCCGAACTGGACGAGCTGCGCGCCAAATATAAAGACGACCAGCAGGCTTTCGGTATGGAGCAGATGAAACTCTTCCGCAGCGCAGGCGTGAACCCGCTCGGCGGCTGTTTGCCCGCACTGTTGCAATTGCCGATCCTCGTAGCGATGTACTCGTTCTTCCCCAGCTCCATCGAGCTGCGCCAGGAAAGCTTCCTGTGGGCGAAGGACCTCAGCACCTACGATTCTGTCTATAACTTCGGATTCACCATCCCGCTGTACGGCGACCACATCTCGCTGTTCACCATCCTGATGACGATCACCAGCTTGATCCTCGCGTTCTACAACAGGGGCATGGCCGACCAGAGCAACCCGGTGATGAAGTACATGCCTTACGTGTTCCCCATCATGCTGCTGGGTATCTTCAATAGCATGGCGGCGGCGCTCACGTACTACTACTTCCTGTCTAACGTGATCTCGATCCTGTTGCAGTGGGTGATCCAGACGTTCATCATCAACCACGACAAGATTCACGCGCAGATCCAGGCGAACAAATCGAAACCCCAGAGCAAGTCCAAATGGGCGGAAAGACTGGAAGAGATGCAGAAACGCCAGGCAGACATACAGAAAACACGGAAGAAATAA
- a CDS encoding CTP synthase, whose translation MAKYIFVTGGVTSSLGKGIIAASLAKLLQARGFKVTIQKFDPYINVDPGTLNPYEHGECFVTEDGAETDLDLGHYERFLNTPTSQANNVTTGRIYQTVINKEREGAYLGKTVQVIPHITDEIKRRILLLGKDGKYDIVITELGGTVGDIESLPYIEAVRQLQWELGEEDCLVVHLTLIPYLRAAKELKTKPTQHSVRLLSENGVHPDILVCRTEEPMYRELKKKIALFCNVQVDAVIEANDVGTIYEVPLEMMREKLDVITLKKLNLPVEKEPELTKWREFLDKLKYPKTKVTIGLIGKYVELQDAYKSILESFIHAGAVNECKVIVQNIHSEHITPDNVAEKLKNLDGLLVAPGFGHRGIEGKITAIQYARENNLPFFGICLGMQMAVVEYARNVMNLKDAHSTEMNPETAHPVINLMEEQKKVTKMGGTMRLGSYACDLKPGSQASAIYNGATAITERHRHRYEFNNDFLDQFEKAGLVASGKNPETGLVEMIELPGHPFFVGGQFHPELKSTVESPAPLFVSFVAAAKTYAESKNGKAKQQEEKVVHE comes from the coding sequence ATGGCAAAATATATCTTCGTTACGGGAGGTGTTACTTCCTCATTGGGTAAAGGAATTATCGCTGCGTCCCTCGCTAAATTATTGCAGGCGCGCGGCTTTAAAGTGACTATTCAGAAATTCGATCCGTATATCAATGTGGATCCCGGGACATTGAACCCTTACGAGCACGGCGAGTGCTTTGTAACTGAAGATGGCGCAGAAACCGATCTTGACCTGGGGCACTATGAGCGTTTCCTCAATACACCCACTTCCCAGGCTAACAACGTTACCACCGGCAGAATTTACCAAACCGTTATCAACAAAGAGCGCGAGGGCGCCTACCTGGGCAAAACCGTTCAGGTAATCCCGCATATCACGGACGAAATCAAACGCCGTATCCTCCTGTTGGGGAAAGACGGTAAGTATGATATCGTTATTACCGAACTCGGCGGCACCGTGGGCGACATCGAGTCGCTGCCCTACATCGAGGCGGTTCGCCAGCTGCAATGGGAGCTGGGCGAAGAAGATTGCCTGGTAGTACACCTCACCCTCATCCCTTACCTGCGCGCCGCGAAGGAGCTGAAAACCAAGCCCACGCAGCACTCGGTAAGACTCCTTTCTGAAAACGGCGTGCACCCGGATATCCTGGTGTGCCGTACCGAAGAGCCCATGTACCGCGAGCTGAAGAAGAAAATCGCGCTGTTCTGTAATGTACAGGTCGACGCGGTGATCGAAGCCAACGACGTGGGGACCATCTATGAGGTGCCACTGGAAATGATGCGCGAAAAACTCGACGTCATCACCCTCAAGAAACTGAACCTGCCCGTCGAAAAAGAACCTGAGCTCACCAAATGGCGCGAGTTCCTCGACAAGCTGAAATATCCCAAGACTAAAGTAACCATCGGCCTCATCGGTAAATACGTGGAACTGCAGGATGCATACAAGTCCATCCTGGAGTCGTTTATCCATGCAGGTGCGGTGAACGAGTGCAAGGTTATTGTGCAAAATATTCACTCTGAGCACATTACACCCGATAATGTAGCGGAAAAACTGAAAAACCTGGACGGCCTGCTCGTGGCGCCCGGATTCGGTCACCGCGGCATCGAGGGTAAAATCACGGCGATCCAATACGCCCGTGAGAATAATCTGCCCTTCTTCGGCATCTGCCTCGGCATGCAAATGGCCGTTGTGGAATATGCCCGCAACGTCATGAACCTGAAGGATGCGCATTCTACGGAAATGAATCCGGAAACCGCCCATCCCGTGATCAACCTCATGGAAGAGCAGAAAAAAGTGACCAAAATGGGCGGAACCATGCGCCTCGGCTCCTACGCCTGCGACCTGAAACCCGGTTCCCAAGCCTCTGCTATTTATAACGGCGCCACCGCCATCACCGAACGCCACCGCCACCGCTACGAGTTCAACAATGACTTCCTCGACCAATTCGAGAAAGCAGGCCTCGTTGCTTCCGGTAAAAACCCGGAAACCGGACTCGTGGAAATGATTGAGCTGCCCGGCCATCCCTTCTTCGTCGGCGGCCAGTTCCACCCCGAGCTGAAATCCACCGTGGAAAGTCCGGCGCCGCTCTTCGTTAGCTTCGTTGCCGCTGCCAAAACCTATGCCGAATCTAAAAATGGCAAGGCTAAACAGCAGGAAGAGAAAGTGGTACATGAATAA
- a CDS encoding acyl-CoA thioesterase — MTLMPKKAHESLIQMTELVLPNDTNTFGNLMGGRLMYWMDIAAALACMKHCAAPVVTASVDNISFENPIKLGNVVHIEAIVTRAFTTSIEVHMKVWGEDPVLQYRYKSNEAFMTFVALDPNGKSRPVPQVIAESEDEKKLYDGALRRRQLRLILGGKMKPADANELKALFYEQ; from the coding sequence ATGACCTTGATGCCTAAAAAGGCCCATGAATCGCTCATTCAGATGACCGAGCTGGTGCTCCCTAACGATACCAATACTTTCGGCAACCTGATGGGTGGCCGCCTGATGTATTGGATGGATATTGCCGCCGCCCTGGCCTGTATGAAACATTGCGCCGCCCCGGTAGTTACCGCTTCCGTCGACAACATTTCCTTCGAAAACCCTATCAAACTGGGCAATGTGGTGCATATCGAAGCCATCGTAACCCGCGCTTTCACCACGTCCATCGAAGTGCATATGAAAGTTTGGGGCGAAGACCCGGTTTTACAATACCGTTACAAATCCAACGAAGCCTTTATGACTTTCGTTGCCCTGGACCCCAACGGCAAATCGCGCCCCGTTCCCCAGGTGATCGCCGAATCGGAAGACGAGAAAAAACTCTACGACGGCGCCCTACGCCGCCGCCAGCTCCGCCTCATCCTCGGCGGTAAAATGAAACCGGCCGACGCCAACGAGCTTAAAGCCCTTTTCTACGAACAATAA
- a CDS encoding NAD(P)-dependent oxidoreductase, whose product MEQNHLFPIFLKLDQLQVLVVGGGNVGCEKVGAILNNCPAARVTVVATWFAPEMAGIVEGFPNVTLVEKPFSCGDIFGKDLVIAATADRDLNYCIWEKSKAAKVLINVADTPALCDFYLSSVVQKGNLKIAISTNGKSPTIAKRLKEVLNESIPEGLESILQHLHAIRDRLKGDFSEKVRKLNELTSVLVKKD is encoded by the coding sequence ATGGAACAGAACCATCTTTTTCCCATCTTCCTGAAACTCGACCAGCTGCAAGTGCTGGTAGTGGGCGGGGGGAACGTGGGTTGCGAAAAAGTGGGGGCGATCCTGAATAATTGTCCTGCCGCCCGCGTAACCGTGGTTGCCACCTGGTTTGCCCCCGAAATGGCGGGCATCGTGGAAGGCTTTCCCAACGTAACGTTGGTGGAAAAGCCGTTTTCCTGCGGGGACATTTTCGGGAAAGACCTGGTGATTGCCGCCACGGCAGACAGGGACCTCAACTACTGTATCTGGGAAAAATCCAAAGCGGCGAAAGTGCTGATCAATGTAGCGGATACACCCGCATTGTGCGATTTTTACCTGAGTTCGGTAGTGCAGAAGGGGAATCTGAAGATCGCCATCAGCACCAACGGCAAGTCGCCGACCATCGCCAAAAGGTTGAAGGAAGTGCTGAATGAATCGATTCCCGAGGGCCTCGAATCCATTTTACAGCATTTGCACGCCATCCGCGACCGGCTGAAAGGGGATTTCTCCGAAAAAGTGAGGAAATTGAACGAGTTGACAAGCGTGTTGGTGAAGAAAGACTGA
- the cobA gene encoding uroporphyrinogen-III C-methyltransferase, with the protein MQTLHPKVTLVGAGPGDPDLITVKGLKAIQQARVILYDALSNNELLDHAPQNCLKRFVGKRAGMHVYTQAEINRMIVKYALTYGSVVRLKGGDSFVFGRGQEEIAAAQQYGIETEVIPGISSAISVPGVNKIPVTARNVSEGFWVITGTTQDGKLSRDLEFAIQADTTVVILMGMSKLAEIASIYEAKGRGQVPAAIIQNGTLPDQKVGVGVAADLAAIAEGQGLRNPAIIVIGEVVRFHEAFQELQTKLADNYKLAV; encoded by the coding sequence ATGCAAACATTACATCCGAAAGTGACACTGGTAGGCGCCGGCCCCGGCGATCCGGATCTGATCACGGTGAAAGGGCTGAAAGCCATCCAACAAGCCCGGGTGATCCTCTACGACGCCCTGTCTAACAACGAACTGCTGGACCACGCGCCGCAGAATTGCCTCAAGCGTTTCGTAGGCAAGCGCGCCGGCATGCATGTTTACACCCAGGCGGAAATCAACCGCATGATCGTGAAGTACGCACTGACATACGGCAGCGTGGTACGGCTGAAAGGAGGGGACTCCTTCGTATTCGGCCGCGGCCAGGAAGAAATTGCCGCCGCACAGCAGTACGGGATCGAAACCGAAGTAATTCCCGGTATCAGCAGCGCCATATCAGTGCCCGGGGTCAATAAAATCCCCGTAACCGCCCGCAACGTCAGCGAAGGGTTTTGGGTGATCACGGGCACCACACAGGACGGTAAACTGAGTCGCGACCTCGAATTCGCCATCCAGGCGGATACCACCGTGGTGATCCTCATGGGCATGAGCAAACTCGCGGAAATTGCTTCCATTTACGAAGCGAAAGGCCGCGGCCAGGTGCCTGCCGCCATCATCCAGAACGGTACGCTGCCCGACCAGAAAGTGGGCGTGGGCGTAGCCGCCGATCTGGCCGCTATCGCGGAAGGCCAGGGCCTGCGCAACCCCGCCATCATTGTGATCGGCGAAGTCGTACGCTTCCATGAAGCCTTCCAGGAACTGCAAACCAAACTGGCGGATAACTATAAACTGGCTGTTTAA